The Arachis duranensis cultivar V14167 chromosome 2, aradu.V14167.gnm2.J7QH, whole genome shotgun sequence genome has a window encoding:
- the LOC107475680 gene encoding UPF0481 protein At3g47200-like, with protein MNSKEEYRAPQWLRQKWELLEETEKRLTRGVNIISWPKLQRIPHYMTERVEFRRYYEPQILSLGPFHLAKRELLQGTPYKVAWTAMYVKHTNQPVKDLFQRIHNHDLNLLKRSSEIYKDQAEYETARVYGELENLKDFLAWLLVLDGCSLLQLMEKSENLENIEQELWISIDKLVRVHQDVLILDNQIPFQVLRLLCNDEVRLEKCLHNFLQVHGIKTAPKLSEGNPIHLLDYLRKALLMRDLNTIHKEIEIKIDIQRRSLHLRRYRIGTIRELMAAGIRVRKHSHNSVYPTFKDGMLELPELIVDGSTAHIFLNLVAYEMCPTFRNQLEISSFLVFMSSLIDQPEDVKELRLAGIIINELASDKEVADLFNKMDSVLVPETPLFAHIRDQIHTHFESKRGKIKILTWMGEAYNTFFRSPWTVIALLAATLGLLLTFIQTWFAIHPTAS; from the coding sequence ATGAATTCCAAAGAAGAATATCGTGCGCCCCAATGGTTAAGACAAAAGTGGGAGCTTCTAGAAGAAACAGAGAAGAGATTAACTAGAGGAGTCAACATAATTTCATGGCCTAAACTACAAAGAATTCCACACTACATGACTGAGAGAGTGGAGTTTAGAAGATATTATGAGCCACAAATACTTTCACTTGGTCCATTTCATCTGGCAAAGCGAGAACTACTTCAGGGAACGCCATATAAAGTAGCATGGACAGCAATGTATGTTAAGCATACTAATCAACCGGTGAAGGATTTAtttcagagaattcataatcaCGATTTGAATCTGCTCAAAAGATCGTCTGAGATATACAAAGACCAAGCAGAATACGAGACAGCTCGTGTATATGGCGAACTGGAGAACCTAAAAGACTTTCTGGCGTGGTTGTTAGTATTGGATGGATGTTCTTTACTTCAATTGATGGAAAAATCAGAGAACCTAGAAAATATAGAGCAAGAGCTATGGATCAGCATTGACAAGCTTGTACGGGTGCACCAGGATGTTCTTATCTTGGACAACCAGATTCCCTTCCAAGTGCTCAGGCTCTTGTGCAACGATGAAGTCCGGCTCGAAAAATGCCTCCACAACTTCCTTCAAGTACATGGTATTAAGACAGCACCCAAGCTTAGCGAAGGAAACCCCATCCATCTTCTAGATTATCTACGAAAGGCACTGTTGATGAGAGACCTCAACACAATTCACAAGGAGATCGAGATCAAGATTGATATCCAGAGGAGATCCCTGCACCTGAGGAGGTATAGGATTGGGACGATACGGGAGCTCATGGCAGCTGGGATTCGTGTGAGAAAACATTCCCACAACTCTGTCTACCCGACCTTCAAAGATGGGATGCTGGAGCTTCCTGAACTCATTGTGGATGGCTCAACGGCTCATATCTTCCTCAACCTAGTAGCCTATGAGATGTGTCCTACTTTTCGAAACCAATTAGAGATAAGCTCATTCTTAGTGTTTATGAGCTCTCTCATTGACCAGCCAGAGGATGTGAAGGAGCTGAGATTGGCTGGCATAATTATCAATGAACTTGCCAGTGACAAAGAAGTGGCTGATCTTTTTAATAAGATGGACAGTGTTCTCGTGCCCGAAACGCCATTGTTCGCTCACATCAGAGACCAAATCCATACACATTTTGAATCCAAGCGAGGTAAAATCAAGATTCTAACTTGGATGGGAGAGGCCTATAACACGTTTTTCAGATCCCCGTGGACCGTTATTGCCTTGCTGGCTGCTACGCTTGGCCTTCTTCTCACATTTATACAAACATGGTTTGCTATCCACCCTACAGCTTCATGA
- the LOC107475578 gene encoding uncharacterized mitochondrial protein AtMg00810-like: MRQPQGYVEGDGKLLGFTATTSDVSVFTKFDTNATTFVLVYVDDMIITGSSTSAMTVVVNQLNCIQVSKTKGGGLLLSQEKYDNDLLGKAGMTGYKPCKTPLPSSLKISQFGGDMFDEPALYRLVVGSLQYLTITRPELAYAVGKLSQFMQDSLESHWKLVKRIFRYASETIKYGLHLHKNDLLNITAYCDSDWGGDPDDRKSIGGMCVFLGRNLVSWSFKKQSVVARSSTEAEYRAMADLVAELIWIKNLLSELKVTASTPTIYCNNLSAMLLAANPILHSKSKHFETDLHFVRDYVSNKVVQVSHVLGSVQLEDILTKAIASGMFKSARARLNIEQNLLYSATAEGAAGTVHEPAIPSNEGVLQNSSKTKDLSSRVYDGASVKQHNEIR; the protein is encoded by the exons ATGCGACAGCCACAGGGTTATGTGGAGGGTGATGGGAAGCTG CTTGGATTCACTGCCACAACCTCTGATGTTTCAGTCTTCACCAAGTTTGATACCAATGCTACCACCTTTGTGCTTGTGTATGTAGATGATATGATCATCACTGGAAGCTCAACAAGTGCTATGACAGTTGTAGTGAACCAGCTGAATT GCATTCAGGTTAGCAAGACTAAGGGTGGTGGACTGCTACTCAGCCAAGAGAAATACGATAATGATTTACTAGGAAAGGCAGGTATGACAGGCTATAAGCCTTGTAAAACACCTCTCCCATCATCACTGAAAATATCTCAGTTTGGTGGTGACATGTTTGATGAACCAGCACTTTATCGTTTAGTGGTAGGAAGTCTTCAGTATCTCACCATTACAAGACCAGAACTCGCCTATGCTGTAGGCAAACTCTCACAGTTCATGCAAGACTCGTTGGAATCGCATTGGAAACTTGTTAAAAGAATCTTCAGGTATGCAAGTGAAACAATCAAATATGGGCTACATCTCCACAAGAATGACTTGTTGAACATCACAGCCTACTGTGATTCGGATTGGGGAGGAGACCCAGATGACAGGAAATCAATTGGTGGTATGTGTGTCTTCTTAGGAAGAAACTTGGTGTCCTGGTCTTTTAAGAAGCAATCTGTGGTAGCCAGGTCAAGCACAGAGGCTGAATACAGAGCTATGGCGGATCTAGTTGCAGAACTTATATGGATCAAGAACCTGCTAAGTGAGCTAAAGGTCACAGCTTCTACTCCTACCATATACTGCAATAACCTGAGTGCTATGCTTTTGGCAGCCAACCCCATCCTGCATTCAAAGTCTAAACACTTTGAAACTGATCTTCATTTTGTGAGGGACTATGTATCGAATAAAGTAGTACAAGTCAGCCATGTTCTAGGATCTGTTCAGTTGGAAGACATTCTAACAAAGGCAATTGCCTCTGGAATGTTTAAAAGTGCTAGAGCAAGGTTGAATATTGAGCAAAATTTGTTGTACAGTGCCACTGCTGAAGGGGCAGCAGGAACAGTTCATGAGCCAGCCATACCTAGTAATGAAGGAGTTTTGCAGAATAGCAGCAAAACTAAAGACCTCAGCAGCAGAGTGTATGATGGAGCAAGTGTTAAGCAACACAATGAAATCAGATAG